Proteins from a single region of Streptomyces spectabilis:
- a CDS encoding GntR family transcriptional regulator encodes MTAPVIHSLREQIREHIVEGIVSGRWKPGERIVERRIAVELEVSQTPVREALRELESLRLIESAPNKGVRVRNLSAADLEESYPVRAGLEAIAAELAADGLAADCSALEPHVAALYEADRAKDGTAQVRHTVAFHREMVRAAGNSVLLHTWEGLGIEVFTALSIRWLGTVQQSYAEEHEALVQAFQRRDPRIAELVKAHVLGCAPRPDGDAHPE; translated from the coding sequence ATGACCGCGCCCGTCATTCACTCGCTGCGCGAACAGATTCGCGAGCACATTGTGGAAGGCATCGTCAGCGGTCGCTGGAAGCCGGGCGAGCGGATCGTGGAGCGGCGCATCGCCGTCGAGCTGGAGGTCAGCCAGACGCCGGTGCGCGAGGCCCTGCGGGAGCTGGAGTCCCTGCGCCTGATCGAGTCCGCGCCCAACAAGGGCGTGCGCGTGCGCAACCTCTCCGCGGCCGATCTGGAGGAGAGCTACCCCGTCCGGGCGGGCCTGGAGGCCATCGCGGCCGAGCTCGCCGCCGACGGGCTCGCGGCGGACTGCTCGGCCCTTGAGCCGCACGTCGCCGCCCTGTACGAGGCGGACCGGGCCAAGGACGGCACCGCTCAGGTGCGGCACACGGTCGCCTTCCACCGCGAGATGGTGCGCGCCGCGGGCAATTCGGTGCTCCTGCACACCTGGGAAGGGCTCGGCATCGAGGTCTTCACGGCGCTCTCCATCCGCTGGCTCGGCACCGTCCAGCAGTCGTACGCGGAGGAGCACGAGGCCCTCGTCCAGGCGTTCCAGCGCCGTGACCCCCGGATCGCGGAGCTCGTGAAGGCCCATGTCCTCGGCTGCGCGCCCCGGCCTGACGGCGACGCTCATCCCGAGTGA
- the sucB gene encoding 2-oxoglutarate dehydrogenase, E2 component, dihydrolipoamide succinyltransferase, whose protein sequence is MAVSVSLPALGESVTEGTVTRWLKAEGERVEADEPLLEVSTDKVDTEIPSPASGILASIKVAEDETVEVGAELAVIDDGSGAPAEAPAPAAEPAPAAEPAPAPAAEAPAAPAEAPAPAEAPAAPAGGAAEGTDVTLPALGESVTEGTVTRWLKEVGEEVSADEPLLEVSTDKVDTEIPAPVSGVLLEITVGEDETAEVGAKLAVIGAAGAAPAAAPAAPAEAPAAAPAPAAPAPAAPAAPAQPATAAPAPAKAEAPAAPAPAAPAKPAAPAAPAPVTPADDGAYVTPLVRKLAAENGVNLGAVKGSGVGGRIRKQDVLAAAEAAKSAPAPAAAPAAAAAAPAASKAPAIEVSPLRGQTVKMTRMRKVIGDNMMKALHGQAQLSSVVEVDITKLMKLRAKAKDSFAAREGVKLSPMPFFVKAAAQALKAHPVVNARINEDEGTITYFDSENIGIAVDSEKGLMTPVIKGAGDLNLAGIAKATADLANKVRTSKISPDEMSGATFTISNTGSRGALFDTIIVPPNQVGILGIGATVKRPVVINHPDLGETIAVRDMTYVTLSYDHRLVDGADAARYLTTVKAILEAGEFEVELGL, encoded by the coding sequence ATGGCGGTTTCCGTATCCCTTCCGGCGCTCGGCGAGAGCGTCACCGAGGGCACTGTCACCCGTTGGCTGAAGGCCGAAGGCGAGCGCGTCGAGGCCGACGAGCCGCTGCTCGAGGTGTCGACCGACAAGGTCGACACCGAGATCCCCTCGCCCGCCTCCGGCATCCTGGCCTCCATCAAGGTCGCTGAGGACGAGACCGTCGAGGTCGGCGCCGAGCTGGCCGTCATCGACGACGGCTCCGGCGCCCCGGCCGAGGCCCCGGCCCCCGCGGCCGAGCCCGCCCCGGCCGCCGAGCCCGCCCCGGCGCCCGCCGCAGAGGCCCCGGCCGCTCCGGCCGAGGCGCCCGCCCCCGCCGAGGCGCCCGCCGCCCCGGCCGGTGGTGCCGCCGAGGGCACCGACGTCACGCTGCCCGCGCTCGGTGAGTCCGTCACCGAGGGCACCGTCACCCGCTGGCTGAAGGAGGTCGGCGAGGAGGTCTCGGCCGACGAGCCCCTCCTCGAGGTCTCCACCGACAAGGTCGACACCGAGATCCCCGCGCCGGTCTCCGGCGTGCTCCTGGAGATCACCGTCGGTGAGGACGAGACCGCCGAGGTCGGCGCCAAGCTCGCCGTCATCGGCGCCGCCGGTGCCGCCCCCGCGGCCGCTCCGGCCGCCCCCGCCGAGGCCCCGGCCGCCGCTCCGGCCCCGGCCGCCCCGGCTCCGGCCGCCCCCGCGGCTCCGGCGCAGCCCGCTACCGCCGCCCCGGCCCCGGCCAAGGCCGAGGCGCCCGCCGCTCCGGCTCCGGCCGCTCCGGCCAAGCCCGCCGCCCCGGCCGCCCCGGCGCCGGTCACCCCGGCCGACGACGGCGCGTACGTCACCCCGCTGGTGCGCAAGCTCGCCGCCGAGAACGGCGTGAACCTGGGCGCGGTCAAGGGCTCCGGTGTCGGTGGCCGCATCCGCAAGCAGGACGTGCTCGCCGCCGCCGAGGCCGCGAAGTCCGCCCCGGCTCCGGCCGCCGCCCCGGCCGCTGCCGCCGCTGCCCCGGCCGCTTCGAAGGCTCCGGCCATCGAGGTGTCCCCGCTGCGCGGCCAGACGGTCAAGATGACCCGCATGCGCAAGGTCATCGGCGACAACATGATGAAGGCGCTGCACGGCCAGGCCCAGCTCTCCAGCGTGGTCGAGGTCGACATCACCAAGCTGATGAAGCTGCGCGCCAAGGCCAAGGACTCCTTCGCCGCCCGCGAGGGCGTCAAGCTGTCCCCGATGCCGTTCTTCGTGAAGGCCGCCGCGCAGGCGCTGAAGGCCCACCCGGTCGTCAACGCCCGCATCAACGAGGACGAGGGCACCATCACCTACTTCGACTCGGAGAACATCGGCATCGCCGTGGACTCCGAGAAGGGCCTGATGACCCCGGTCATCAAGGGTGCCGGTGACCTCAACCTGGCCGGCATCGCCAAGGCGACCGCCGACCTGGCCAACAAGGTCCGCACCAGCAAGATCAGCCCGGACGAGATGTCGGGCGCGACCTTCACCATCTCCAACACCGGCTCGCGCGGCGCGCTGTTCGACACGATCATCGTGCCGCCGAACCAGGTCGGCATCCTGGGCATCGGTGCCACGGTCAAGCGCCCGGTGGTCATCAACCACCCGGACCTCGGCGAGACCATCGCTGTGCGCGACATGACCTACGTGACGCTGTCCTACGACCACCGCCTGGTGGACGGCGCGGACGCCGCCCGCTACCTGACCACGGTCAAGGCCATCCTGGAGGCCGGCGAGTTCGAGGTCGAGCTCGGCCTGTAA